In Marivirga salinae, a single window of DNA contains:
- the rpmA gene encoding 50S ribosomal protein L27, whose product MAHKKGAGSSKNGRESESKRLGVKIYGGQAAIAGNILVRQRGTSHHPGDNVGMGKDHTLFALTDGVVQFKRGKKDRSYVSVEPVN is encoded by the coding sequence ATGGCACACAAAAAAGGAGCTGGTAGTTCCAAAAACGGAAGAGAATCGGAAAGTAAACGATTAGGTGTGAAAATTTATGGTGGCCAAGCTGCAATTGCAGGAAATATCTTGGTTCGTCAGCGTGGTACTTCTCATCACCCAGGCGATAATGTTGGGATGGGAAAAGATCACACATTATTTGCACTTACTGATGGAGTGGTTCAATTTAAAAGAGGCAAAAAAGACAGATCTTACGTTTCTGTTGAGCCTGTAAATTAA
- the rplU gene encoding 50S ribosomal protein L21 produces the protein MYAIVNIAGKQFKVTQDQFVYAPKMEGEDGASVEFDKVLLVDNDGKVEVGAPLVKGAKVSGKILGHVKGDKVVVFKKKRRKGYKKRNGHRQDFTKVLIEKITK, from the coding sequence ATGTACGCAATTGTAAACATAGCCGGAAAGCAGTTCAAAGTAACGCAAGACCAGTTCGTATACGCTCCAAAGATGGAGGGTGAGGATGGCGCTTCCGTAGAGTTCGACAAAGTATTGTTAGTAGACAATGATGGAAAAGTCGAAGTAGGTGCACCTTTAGTAAAGGGCGCTAAGGTATCAGGGAAAATCCTTGGTCATGTAAAAGGCGATAAAGTAGTCGTTTTCAAGAAGAAAAGAAGAAAAGGCTACAAGAAAAGAAATGGACATCGTCAAGATTTCACAAAAGTATTAATCGAAAAAATTACAAAATAA